A single window of Crassostrea angulata isolate pt1a10 chromosome 8, ASM2561291v2, whole genome shotgun sequence DNA harbors:
- the LOC128160988 gene encoding uncharacterized protein LOC128160988 — translation MALNDLQDLVRCQLCKTSVPNLYCDICHLSLCKVCVGEHLSDKSKKHKIVSFFERGSRPNYPKCLTHSTKQCELYCEQCDILLCLQCVSSCEHLGHTTVDILQWFERKKEVLSRELQELEKSIYPSYKEIVSYIPSQRADLKRNSLQIIIELCKHKDNWLREIDVIIKTMKDELNRMESKHLIFLKRQEEEINRSISKITESIVDLHNLLASNDINLVYEHKSRNSEFRNLPPQPIVTLPKFIPFTIDREDIYHQFGKLNPILVRAEDVGHILYSEDAESSQPDMPLLAEPRIIAEIHTNYGTSDKLRSVSAVNDTEIWTCGDSNMMKLYNLQDELVKSIKTKSENMPSNIEVTRNGDLVYTDYVDRTVNIVQNTNIREVVKLKGWIPRFVCCTSSDDLLVFMDNDHDKQSKIIRYCGSIEKQSIKLNDRGQPLYSYGPSYKYISENKNLDICVADWGASAVVVVNKAGKHLFTYTGQHSTDKGLFDPYGITTDSQSRILIADSFNNRIHILHQDGQFLCFIDNCGLDCPVDLCVDTEGNIFVAERFTGRVKKIQYQKQTVLIYQV, via the coding sequence ATGGCCCTGAATGACCTCCAGGATTTGGTAAGGTGCCAACTCTGTAAGACGTCTGTTCCCAATTTGTACTGCGACATTTGTCATTTAAGTCTGTGTAAAGTCTGCGTGGGAGAACATCTCTCAGATAAATCCAAAAAGCACAAAATAGTGTCTTTTTTTGAGCGAGGATCTAGGCCTAATTACCCAAAATGTCTAACGCATTCCACAAAGCAATGTGAACTATACTGCGAACAATGTGATATTCTTCTATGTCTGCAATGCGTTTCATCTTGCGAGCATCTTGGCCATACAACAGTAGATATTTTACAGtggtttgaaagaaaaaaagaagtattGAGTAGAGAATTACAAGAACTGGAGAAGTCAATTTATCCAAGTTACAAGGAAATTGTATCTTATATTCCATCTCAAAGAGCTGATCTCAAGAGGAACTCGCTTCAAATTATTATAGAACTATGTAAACATAAGGATAATTGGCTCAGAGAAATCGATGTTATTATCAAGACAATGAAAGACGAGCTTAACAGAATGGAATCCAAACAccttatttttcttaaaagacAAGAAGAAGAAATCAACCGCAGTATTTCAAAAATAACAGAAAGTATTGTTGATTTACATAATTTACTTGCCTCCAATGATATCAACCTTGTCTATGAACACAAATCCAGGAATTCTGAATTTAGAAATTTGCCTCCTCAACCCATTGTGACCTTACCTAAGTTCATACCTTTCACCATTGATAGAGAGGATATTTATCATCAATTTGGCAAACTGAACCCTATATTAGTTAGAGCAGAAGATGTTGGACATATATTGTATTCTGAAGATGCTGAATCCTCTCAACCAGATATGCCACTCCTTGCTGAGCCACGGATCATAGCAGAAATACATACCAATTATGGAACTTCTGATAAATTACGCAGTGTATCCGCTGTGAATGATACAGAAATATGGACTTGTGGTGACAGCAATATGATGAAACTCTATAACCTCCAAGATGAACTGGTTAAATCAATTAAGACTAAATCAGAAAACATGCCATCAAACATAGAAGTGACAAGGAATGGAGATCTTGTTTATACTGATTATGTCGATAGGACTGTGAACATAGTGCAAAATACAAATATTCGTGAGGTAGTAAAACTAAAGGGATGGATACCTCGATTTGTCTGTTGTACCTCTTCTGATGACCTCTTGGTTTTCATGGACAATGATCATGACAAACAATCAAAAATCATACGTTATTGTGGCTCCATTGAGAAACAGAGTATCAAGTTAAATGACAGGGGACAGCCTCTCTATTCATATGGACCTTCATATAAATACATTAGTGAGAACAAAAACTTGGACATTTGTGTTGCTGACTGGGGGGCGAGTGCGGTTGTTGTAGTCAATAAAGCCGGAAAACACCTGTTCACTTATACGGGACAACATTCTACTGACAAAGGATTATTTGACCCATACGGCATCACTACAGACAGTCAAAGTCGGATCCTAATAGCAGACAGTTTCAACAACCGTATCCACATTTTACATCAGGACGGACAATTTCTCTGCTTTATCGACAACTGTGGTTTAGACTGTCCAGTTGACTTATGTGTAGACACAGAAGGAAATATCTTTGTGGCTGAAAGGTTTACTGGCAGAGTGAAGAAAATTCAATATCAAAAACAAACTGTTTTAATATACCAAGTATAA